One part of the Bacillota bacterium genome encodes these proteins:
- a CDS encoding ferrous iron transport protein A, with product MKNGIISDTRKMRLYDARKNSCCKVVSSPDHPLLDSLGICPDSLVVVKNKYAFGGPVLLQVDTATIALGKLIAQQILVEEVAG from the coding sequence GTGAAGAACGGCATAATCTCCGATACCAGAAAAATGCGCCTATATGATGCCAGAAAAAACTCTTGCTGCAAAGTAGTCTCTAGTCCAGATCATCCCTTGCTGGACAGCTTGGGCATTTGTCCAGATTCCCTAGTTGTCGTAAAAAACAAGTATGCCTTTGGCGGTCCTGTGTTGCTGCAAGTAGATACAGCAACCATTGCACTGGGTAAGCTTATTGCCCAGCAGATTCTAGTTGAGGAGGTCGCCGGCTGA